A DNA window from Kitasatospora viridis contains the following coding sequences:
- a CDS encoding Lrp/AsnC family transcriptional regulator, translating into MDSLDLRLIHALQLDGRAPFSRIAELLEVSDQTVARRYHRLRERAGLRVLGRPDARRLGQVEWLVRLQCVPGAALPVAEALARRADTQWVRLTSGGTEVVANLRADGERDRDALLLGRLPATRQVTAIGAHCLIHVFRGGRTGWPGTTSALTPEQAALLAPPAPQTRPDDQPNDRPDGPPVVLTAEDRRLLAELALDGRAPLARLATATGWHEAAVRRRLAALRATGVLYFDLDLDDRELGYGCPALLWLTVEPCRLAEAGRALAEHPEVAFAGATTGTGNLAASVLCRDVYALYDYLAGPVGALPGLRELASAPIIRTVKRTAAARV; encoded by the coding sequence ATGGATTCCCTCGACCTGCGCCTGATCCACGCGCTCCAGCTGGACGGCCGCGCCCCGTTCAGCCGGATCGCCGAACTGCTGGAGGTCTCGGACCAGACCGTCGCCCGCCGCTACCACCGGCTGCGCGAGCGGGCCGGGCTGCGGGTGCTCGGCCGCCCCGACGCCCGGCGGCTCGGGCAGGTGGAGTGGCTGGTCCGGCTGCAGTGCGTGCCCGGCGCGGCCCTGCCGGTCGCCGAGGCGCTGGCCCGCCGGGCGGACACCCAGTGGGTGCGGCTCACCTCCGGCGGCACCGAGGTGGTGGCCAACCTGCGCGCCGACGGCGAGCGGGACCGGGACGCCCTGCTGCTCGGCCGGCTGCCCGCCACCCGGCAGGTCACCGCGATCGGCGCGCACTGCCTGATCCACGTCTTCCGCGGCGGTCGGACCGGCTGGCCCGGCACCACCTCGGCGCTCACCCCCGAGCAGGCCGCACTGCTGGCCCCGCCCGCACCGCAGACCCGGCCGGACGACCAGCCGAACGACCGCCCGGACGGCCCCCCGGTCGTACTCACCGCCGAGGACCGGCGGCTGCTCGCCGAACTGGCGCTGGACGGCCGCGCCCCGCTGGCCCGGCTGGCCACGGCCACCGGCTGGCACGAGGCCGCGGTGCGCCGCCGGCTGGCCGCGCTGCGGGCGACTGGGGTGCTCTACTTCGACCTGGACCTGGACGACCGCGAACTCGGCTACGGCTGCCCGGCCCTGCTCTGGCTGACCGTCGAGCCGTGCCGGCTGGCCGAGGCCGGGCGGGCACTGGCCGAGCACCCGGAGGTGGCGTTCGCCGGCGCGACCACCGGCACCGGCAACCTGGCGGCCTCGGTGCTCTGCCGGGACGTGTACGCGCTCTACGACTACCTGGCCGGCCCGGTCGGCGCGCTGCCCGGGCTGCGCGAGCTGGCCTCCGCGCCGATCATCCGGACCGTCAAACGCACTGCGGCAGCGCGGGTCTGA
- a CDS encoding SpoIIE family protein phosphatase — MPDPDRLARLDDDPGTGLPSAPPPLDQAPFDLVPTATAVLDRKGTVVGWSPAAAHLLGRTAAEVLGRPARELLAEPGPDGQRSTGVLRLRHRDGSVRTVGVEAGRLADIDGTDRWLLRGLDLATAPWWSTSHSVVSRFLAHSPYGIAVLGTDLRYLWLNETLAAMAGVGLNERIGRRFAEVLPDLSPELVEAQMRRTLETGRPVRRLEYRGRLPGDPEREHVYSCSMLRLDDAHGRVLGVCYMGVDITDRWRMRQRLSLLTDSGARIGTTLDPVTTSRELVELVVPRFADFATVDLLEPVLRGEEPVAPTAASAAALRRMAHLSVRPGSPEAVTPIGEPPHYPANSPMVRCLAEGNTVLAGYDDHTDWLDPERIEATRTWRLRAVMAVPVRARGVAHGVAMFVRAAGSPPFEAGDVSLAEELVSRAAVCLDNARRYTREHDTALTLQRSLLPQALPACPALEVAHRYLPGDSHGGVGGDWFDVIPLSGARVALVVGDVAGHGINAAAAMGRLRTAVHTLADMDLPPDELLAHLDDLVLRLTDERTAGGDLTAGEAHNAKCLYVVYDPASRLCTMASAGHVPPALLLPDGLVAFVDLPPGPPLGVGSLPFESAEFELADGTTLALFTDGLLGHATRDPDRAAELLLATLATARPGLDDACADLLAGMLPERIEDDIALLLARPRSLTPDQLVTWELSADPALVADARAKVAEVLDGWGLTELAFTTELIVSELVTNAIRYGASPIRLRLIRQSALICEVFDGSSTSPRLRHARTTDEGGRGLFLVAQLARRWGTRYTPDGKIIWAEQSL, encoded by the coding sequence ATGCCCGACCCGGACCGCCTCGCCCGGCTCGACGACGATCCCGGCACCGGCCTCCCGTCCGCCCCACCGCCCTTGGACCAGGCACCGTTCGACCTGGTGCCCACCGCCACCGCGGTGCTCGACCGCAAGGGCACCGTGGTCGGCTGGTCGCCGGCCGCCGCCCACCTGCTCGGCCGCACCGCCGCCGAGGTGCTCGGCCGTCCGGCCCGCGAGCTGCTGGCCGAGCCGGGGCCCGACGGACAGCGCTCGACGGGCGTGCTCCGGCTGCGGCACCGCGACGGGTCGGTGCGCACGGTGGGCGTCGAGGCCGGTCGGCTGGCCGACATCGACGGCACCGACCGCTGGCTGCTGCGCGGCCTCGACCTGGCCACCGCCCCCTGGTGGAGCACCAGCCACTCGGTGGTCAGCCGGTTCCTGGCCCACTCCCCCTACGGCATCGCGGTGCTGGGCACCGACCTGCGCTACCTCTGGCTGAACGAGACGCTGGCCGCCATGGCCGGGGTCGGCCTGAACGAGCGGATCGGGCGCCGCTTCGCCGAGGTGCTGCCGGACCTCTCGCCCGAGCTGGTCGAAGCGCAGATGCGGCGCACCCTGGAGACCGGCCGGCCGGTGCGGCGGCTGGAGTACCGCGGCCGGCTGCCCGGCGACCCGGAGCGCGAGCACGTCTACTCCTGCTCGATGCTGCGCCTGGACGACGCGCACGGCCGGGTGCTCGGGGTCTGCTACATGGGCGTGGACATCACCGACCGCTGGCGGATGCGGCAGCGGCTGAGCCTGCTGACCGACTCCGGTGCCCGGATCGGCACGACCCTCGACCCTGTCACCACCAGTCGGGAGCTGGTCGAGCTGGTGGTGCCCCGGTTCGCCGACTTCGCGACCGTGGACCTGCTGGAGCCGGTGCTGCGCGGCGAGGAGCCGGTCGCCCCGACCGCCGCCTCGGCCGCCGCACTGCGCCGGATGGCCCACCTCTCGGTCCGGCCCGGCAGTCCCGAGGCCGTCACCCCGATCGGCGAGCCGCCGCACTACCCGGCGAACTCGCCGATGGTGCGCTGCCTCGCCGAGGGGAACACCGTGCTGGCCGGCTACGACGACCACACCGACTGGCTCGACCCGGAGCGGATCGAGGCCACCCGCACCTGGCGGCTGCGCGCGGTGATGGCGGTGCCGGTGCGGGCCCGCGGCGTGGCGCACGGCGTCGCGATGTTCGTCCGGGCCGCCGGCTCGCCGCCGTTCGAGGCCGGTGACGTCTCGCTGGCCGAGGAGCTGGTCTCCCGGGCCGCGGTCTGCCTGGACAACGCCCGCCGCTACACCCGCGAGCACGACACCGCGCTCACCCTGCAGCGCAGCCTGCTGCCGCAGGCGCTGCCCGCCTGCCCGGCGCTGGAGGTGGCGCACCGCTACCTGCCGGGCGACTCGCACGGCGGGGTCGGCGGGGACTGGTTCGACGTCATCCCGCTCTCCGGCGCCCGGGTGGCGCTGGTGGTCGGCGACGTGGCCGGCCACGGCATCAACGCGGCGGCGGCGATGGGCCGGCTGCGCACCGCCGTGCACACCCTGGCCGACATGGACCTGCCGCCGGACGAACTACTGGCCCACCTGGACGACCTGGTGCTGCGGCTGACCGACGAACGTACCGCCGGCGGCGACCTGACGGCCGGTGAGGCGCACAACGCCAAGTGCCTCTACGTGGTCTACGACCCGGCCAGCCGGCTCTGCACCATGGCCAGCGCCGGCCACGTGCCGCCCGCCCTGCTGCTGCCGGACGGCCTGGTCGCCTTCGTCGACCTGCCGCCGGGCCCGCCGCTCGGCGTCGGCTCGCTGCCGTTCGAGTCGGCCGAGTTCGAGCTCGCGGACGGCACCACGCTGGCGCTCTTCACCGACGGCCTGCTCGGCCACGCCACCCGCGACCCCGACCGGGCCGCCGAACTGCTGCTCGCCACCCTGGCCACGGCCCGCCCCGGCCTGGACGACGCCTGCGCCGACCTGCTGGCCGGGATGCTGCCGGAGCGGATCGAGGACGACATCGCCCTGCTGCTGGCCCGGCCGCGCTCGCTGACGCCCGATCAGCTGGTCACCTGGGAGCTGTCGGCCGACCCGGCCCTGGTGGCCGACGCCCGGGCCAAGGTGGCCGAGGTGCTGGACGGCTGGGGGCTGACGGAGCTGGCGTTCACCACCGAACTGATCGTCAGCGAGCTGGTCACCAACGCCATCCGCTACGGCGCCTCCCCGATCCGCCTGCGCCTGATCCGCCAGTCCGCCCTGATCTGCGAGGTCTTCGACGGCAGCTCCACCTCCCCCCGCCTGCGCCACGCCCGCACCACCGACGAGGGCGGCCGCGGCCTCTTCCTGGTCGCCCAACTCGCCCGCCGCTGGGGCACCAGGTACACGCCGGACGGCAAGATCATCTGGGCCGAGCAAAGCCTGTAG
- a CDS encoding helix-turn-helix domain-containing protein: MTQEDEQLDALVRKRIRGLRAAMGWSLDELAARCYLSASTLSRIETGQRRIGLDQLVALARALGTTLDQLVQTSSDDDVVIHPRYDPGRGVTSWTFNRETGVTAARMRITRPAPTGTAELKAHPGREWFTVLSGTLVLQLADRRITIEAGQAAEFSTMTPHAIGAQGGPAEILGIFDPDARRTHVDAAD, translated from the coding sequence ATGACGCAAGAAGACGAGCAGCTGGACGCCCTGGTGCGCAAACGCATCCGGGGCCTGCGCGCCGCGATGGGCTGGTCGCTGGACGAGCTGGCGGCCCGCTGCTACCTCAGCGCCTCGACCCTGAGCCGGATCGAGACCGGGCAGCGGCGGATCGGCCTGGACCAGCTGGTCGCCCTGGCCCGGGCGCTCGGCACCACGCTCGACCAGCTGGTGCAGACCTCCAGCGACGACGACGTGGTCATCCACCCGCGCTACGACCCGGGCCGCGGCGTCACCAGCTGGACCTTCAACCGGGAGACCGGCGTCACCGCCGCCCGGATGCGGATCACCCGCCCCGCCCCCACCGGCACCGCCGAGCTCAAGGCCCACCCGGGCCGCGAGTGGTTCACCGTGCTCTCCGGCACCCTGGTCCTGCAACTCGCCGACCGCCGCATCACCATCGAGGCCGGCCAGGCCGCCGAGTTCTCCACCATGACCCCGCACGCCATCGGCGCCCAGGGCGGCCCGGCCGAGATCCTCGGCATCTTCGACCCCGACGCCCGCCGCACCCACGTGGACGCGGCGGACTGA
- a CDS encoding class I SAM-dependent methyltransferase → MADHNHQPHAHGHQHGHDHDHGHEHGHDPAREAQLAEMLDLDAELLHQPLTEVTDWLAELTADTGATGATRILDLGAGTGAGTLALLRRFPDATATAVDMSAGMLERVRAKADAAGYGERVRTVEADLDGDWPELGPVDLAWSAAALHHVADPDDALRRLRKTIRPGGLFALVEIDGLPSFLPEDLGLGEPGLERRCRAVVAARLAEELPYLGADWAPILGRAGFEVLPERRFAVELTSPLPADVARYAQLVLARNRERIGEQLDPADRAVLDALIDGPGEENVLRRKDLVVRAERRVWVARNV, encoded by the coding sequence ATGGCAGACCACAACCACCAGCCCCATGCACACGGACACCAGCACGGCCACGATCACGATCACGGGCATGAGCACGGGCATGACCCCGCTCGGGAGGCCCAGCTCGCCGAGATGCTCGACCTGGACGCCGAGCTGCTGCACCAGCCGCTCACCGAGGTCACCGACTGGCTCGCCGAGCTCACCGCCGACACCGGCGCGACCGGCGCGACCCGGATCCTCGACCTCGGCGCGGGCACCGGCGCCGGGACCCTGGCCCTGCTGCGCCGCTTCCCCGACGCCACCGCGACGGCGGTGGACATGTCCGCGGGGATGCTGGAGCGGGTGCGGGCCAAGGCCGACGCGGCCGGGTACGGCGAGCGGGTGCGCACCGTCGAGGCCGACCTGGACGGCGACTGGCCCGAGCTCGGCCCGGTGGACCTCGCCTGGTCCGCCGCCGCCCTGCACCACGTGGCCGACCCGGACGACGCGCTGCGCCGGCTGCGGAAGACCATCCGCCCCGGCGGCCTTTTCGCCCTGGTGGAGATCGACGGGCTGCCCAGCTTCCTGCCCGAGGACCTCGGCCTCGGCGAGCCCGGCCTGGAGCGGCGCTGCCGGGCGGTCGTCGCGGCCCGGCTCGCCGAGGAGCTGCCGTACCTGGGCGCGGACTGGGCGCCGATCCTCGGCCGGGCCGGCTTCGAGGTGCTGCCCGAGCGCCGGTTCGCCGTCGAGCTGACGTCCCCGCTGCCGGCCGACGTGGCCCGCTACGCGCAGCTGGTGCTGGCCCGCAACCGCGAGCGGATCGGCGAGCAGCTCGACCCGGCGGACCGGGCCGTGCTGGACGCGCTGATCGACGGCCCGGGCGAGGAGAACGTGCTGCGCCGCAAGGACCTGGTGGTCCGTGCGGAGCGCCGGGTGTGGGTCGCCCGCAACGTCTGA
- a CDS encoding alpha/beta hydrolase produces MAVPVQVRVQAAVVRAAYALPQVLRRAIAGPELRRDGQVLSLDAQLLLRLQQIAGTTLVHRSGEVAPSRSHLDVGRHLVGGRRIEPVRTREVAIPAPHGSVPATLYTPATAEEPSGLLVFFHGGGWVIGSRVGYDNTARFLARHAGVRVLSVEYRLAPEHVFPAAVDDALAAFDFAHANAAELGVDPARIAVGGDSAGGNLAAVVAQQTVARGGPSPAFQLLFYPATDASRWRRSRELFGDGFFLTSDNMDWFGDHYAPPGVDRTDPRISPLLGEDLTGLPPAYIATAGFDPLRDEGEAYAERLREAGVSVALSRQADLIHGYISYLGIGHRFREATAEAAGALRLALS; encoded by the coding sequence ATGGCGGTTCCGGTGCAGGTGCGGGTGCAGGCTGCGGTGGTCCGGGCGGCGTACGCGCTGCCCCAGGTGCTCCGGCGGGCGATCGCCGGCCCCGAGCTGCGGCGCGACGGGCAGGTGCTCTCGCTCGACGCCCAGCTGCTGCTGCGGCTCCAGCAGATCGCGGGCACCACGCTGGTGCACCGCAGTGGCGAGGTCGCACCCTCCCGCTCCCACCTGGACGTCGGGCGCCACCTGGTCGGCGGCCGGCGGATCGAGCCGGTCCGCACCAGGGAGGTGGCGATCCCCGCGCCGCACGGCTCGGTGCCGGCCACCCTGTACACCCCGGCGACCGCCGAGGAGCCCTCCGGCCTGCTGGTCTTCTTCCACGGCGGCGGCTGGGTGATCGGCTCCCGGGTCGGCTACGACAACACCGCGCGGTTCCTGGCCCGGCACGCCGGGGTACGGGTGCTCTCGGTCGAGTACCGGTTGGCGCCCGAGCACGTCTTCCCCGCCGCCGTGGACGACGCGCTGGCCGCCTTCGACTTCGCCCACGCCAACGCCGCCGAGCTCGGCGTCGACCCGGCGCGGATCGCGGTCGGCGGCGACAGCGCGGGCGGCAACCTGGCCGCCGTGGTGGCCCAGCAGACGGTGGCCCGGGGCGGCCCGTCGCCCGCCTTCCAGCTGCTCTTCTACCCCGCCACCGACGCCTCGCGCTGGCGCCGCTCGCGCGAGCTGTTCGGCGACGGGTTCTTCCTGACCAGCGACAACATGGACTGGTTCGGCGACCACTACGCCCCGCCCGGGGTGGACCGCACCGACCCGCGGATCTCCCCGCTGCTCGGTGAGGACCTGACCGGCCTGCCGCCGGCCTACATCGCCACCGCCGGCTTCGACCCGCTGCGCGACGAGGGCGAGGCCTACGCCGAGCGGCTGCGCGAGGCCGGCGTCTCGGTGGCGCTCAGCCGCCAGGCCGACCTGATCCACGGCTACATCAGCTACCTGGGCATCGGCCACCGGTTCCGCGAGGCCACCGCCGAGGCGGCGGGGGCGCTGCGGCTGGCGCTGAGCTGA
- a CDS encoding STAS/SEC14 domain-containing protein: MIKELDDLPDGVIGFETGGTMEAEDYRDVVIPAVEHAAEHGEVRFVIVIPEFAGMTGGAIWQDLKVGFENVHRWKRTAVVTDIPWITHLTTLFGWMSPGETRAFRLAERAAAVDWAAG, from the coding sequence GTGATCAAGGAACTGGACGACCTGCCGGACGGTGTGATCGGCTTCGAGACCGGCGGGACCATGGAGGCCGAGGACTACCGGGACGTGGTGATCCCGGCGGTGGAGCACGCGGCGGAGCACGGCGAGGTGCGCTTCGTGATCGTGATCCCGGAGTTCGCCGGGATGACGGGCGGGGCGATCTGGCAGGACCTCAAGGTCGGCTTCGAGAACGTCCACCGCTGGAAGCGCACCGCCGTGGTCACCGACATCCCCTGGATCACCCACCTGACCACCCTGTTCGGCTGGATGAGCCCGGGCGAGACCCGCGCCTTCCGGCTCGCCGAGCGCGCCGCGGCGGTCGACTGGGCGGCCGGCTGA
- a CDS encoding zinc-dependent alcohol dehydrogenase family protein produces MTKAVLFHELGGPEVLRLEEVAVGEPGPGEVRIRVDAIGLNRAEALFRAGRYIVPVTGFPARLGTEAAGLVEAVGEGVTGFAPGQPVSTVPGFSQNDHGVYGERAIVPAASLLHRPEWLDAVAGAAVWMPYLTAYGALVEVGGLRPGDTVLLNAASSSTGLAAIRLADRIGVRAIALTRTEAKRAALLDEGAAEVIVTEREDVRERVLAATGGRGVEFVLDAVAGPGLTELSRLVAPGGTHLVYGALSGEPTPYPGIELGLPALNLRSFTMLETTGDPERLRRAVAFITAGLRSGDFRPVVDRTFALDQVVEAHRHLESNAQIGKIVLTVPR; encoded by the coding sequence ATGACCAAGGCGGTGCTGTTCCACGAGCTCGGCGGACCCGAGGTGCTGCGGCTGGAGGAGGTGGCCGTCGGCGAACCGGGTCCGGGCGAGGTGCGGATCCGGGTGGACGCGATCGGACTCAACCGGGCCGAGGCGCTCTTCCGCGCCGGCCGGTACATCGTGCCGGTGACCGGCTTCCCGGCCCGACTCGGCACCGAGGCGGCCGGCCTGGTCGAGGCGGTCGGCGAGGGCGTCACCGGGTTCGCCCCCGGCCAGCCCGTCAGCACCGTGCCCGGGTTCTCGCAGAACGACCACGGCGTCTACGGCGAGCGGGCGATCGTCCCGGCGGCCAGCCTGCTGCACCGCCCCGAGTGGCTGGACGCCGTCGCCGGCGCCGCCGTCTGGATGCCCTACCTGACGGCGTACGGCGCCCTGGTCGAGGTCGGCGGCCTGCGCCCCGGCGACACCGTGCTGCTCAACGCCGCCTCCAGCAGCACCGGCCTGGCCGCGATCCGGCTGGCCGACCGGATCGGCGTCCGCGCCATCGCGCTCACCCGCACCGAGGCGAAGCGGGCGGCCCTGCTCGACGAGGGCGCCGCCGAGGTGATCGTCACCGAGCGCGAGGACGTCCGGGAGCGGGTGCTGGCCGCCACCGGCGGGCGCGGCGTGGAGTTCGTGCTGGACGCGGTCGCCGGCCCGGGCCTCACCGAGCTGTCCCGGCTGGTCGCCCCCGGCGGCACCCACCTCGTCTACGGCGCGCTCAGCGGCGAGCCGACCCCGTACCCGGGCATCGAACTCGGCCTGCCGGCGCTGAACCTGCGCTCCTTCACCATGCTGGAGACCACCGGCGACCCCGAACGGCTGCGCCGGGCCGTGGCCTTCATCACCGCCGGGCTGCGCTCGGGCGACTTCCGCCCCGTGGTGGACCGCACCTTCGCGCTGGACCAGGTGGTCGAGGCCCACCGGCACCTGGAGTCCAACGCGCAGATCGGGAAGATCGTGCTGACCGTGCCGCGGTGA
- a CDS encoding metallophosphoesterase gives MDYQYSLLHLTDVHVLPEGPLFGSADTRAGLAAALDAAVASGRRFDAIVLSGDLTDAGDEPSYRAVAALVEAAAERLGARIVYAAGNHDERGALRAGLLGLDPSTEPYVHVVRIGGLRIITLDTSVPGRSHGELDAAQLAWLAAQLAEPAEHGTVLVLHHPPLAGLSPGFEDPRHGPLLDLHEPHRLAEVVRGTDVRLILAGHTHSAAAGQFAGIPLWVGPATSYAADPLAPADEVRGLPLQACTRVDITPEGFRAVLVPLRQEPAVYRMPVDKLVGLLSGDH, from the coding sequence ATGGACTACCAGTACTCCCTGCTCCACCTGACCGACGTGCACGTGCTGCCCGAGGGCCCGCTGTTCGGCTCCGCCGACACCCGGGCCGGGCTGGCCGCCGCGCTGGACGCGGCCGTCGCCTCCGGCCGCCGGTTCGACGCGATCGTCCTCTCCGGTGACCTCACCGACGCGGGCGACGAGCCCTCCTACCGGGCCGTCGCCGCCCTCGTGGAGGCCGCGGCCGAGCGGCTCGGCGCCCGGATCGTCTACGCGGCCGGGAACCACGACGAGCGCGGGGCACTGCGGGCCGGCCTGCTCGGCCTCGACCCGAGCACCGAGCCCTACGTCCACGTGGTGCGGATCGGCGGGCTGCGGATCATCACACTGGACACCTCGGTCCCCGGCCGCAGCCACGGCGAGCTGGACGCCGCCCAGCTCGCCTGGCTCGCCGCGCAGTTGGCCGAGCCGGCCGAGCACGGCACCGTGCTGGTGCTGCACCACCCGCCGCTGGCCGGCCTCAGCCCCGGCTTCGAGGACCCCCGGCACGGCCCGCTGCTGGACCTGCACGAACCGCACCGGCTGGCCGAGGTGGTCCGCGGCACCGACGTCCGGCTGATCCTGGCCGGCCACACCCACAGCGCCGCGGCCGGCCAGTTCGCCGGCATCCCGCTCTGGGTCGGCCCCGCCACCTCCTACGCCGCCGACCCGCTGGCCCCGGCCGACGAGGTCCGCGGCCTGCCGCTCCAGGCCTGCACCCGGGTGGACATCACCCCCGAGGGCTTCCGCGCCGTGCTGGTGCCGCTGCGCCAGGAGCCGGCGGTCTACCGGATGCCGGTCGACAAGCTGGTCGGACTGCTGTCCGGCGACCACTGA
- a CDS encoding alpha/beta fold hydrolase: MTITLTPPPPAEPLVIGHHWRGYRCASRLVHSTDPRLAPVVLIGGAFQTKESWGRIERGLTDHADLLAVDLPGWGAGEPLPERFGADFMAEALCHMLDELGLPRVNVVAGSYGTAVAYLLAQRCPERVEKMVLAGTMTSIPSTARAAMQHTVDLLTAGRTTEFAEATAALLVNPERLDAVTRGSQVRRFLIRRMTSLTPDEIEQHLTNTRRLLRHQPLDPSCPPAAPVLVTTGEHDGFTTPELCRELAATCADSWFARVADADHMLLLERPDELVDLILRFLSGRPLAGLPYCRSVERVSPTPAKVVGPRGRG; encoded by the coding sequence ATGACAATCACCCTGACACCGCCCCCGCCGGCGGAACCGCTCGTCATCGGGCACCACTGGCGCGGCTACCGCTGCGCCTCCCGGCTCGTGCACTCCACCGACCCCCGGCTCGCCCCGGTGGTGCTGATCGGCGGCGCCTTCCAGACCAAGGAGAGCTGGGGACGGATCGAGCGCGGCCTGACCGACCACGCGGACCTGCTCGCCGTCGACCTGCCCGGCTGGGGCGCCGGCGAGCCGCTGCCGGAGCGGTTCGGCGCCGACTTCATGGCCGAGGCGCTCTGCCACATGCTCGACGAGCTCGGACTGCCCCGGGTCAACGTGGTGGCCGGCTCCTACGGCACCGCGGTCGCCTACCTGCTCGCCCAGCGCTGCCCAGAGCGGGTGGAGAAGATGGTGCTGGCCGGCACCATGACCTCGATCCCGAGCACCGCCCGGGCCGCGATGCAGCACACCGTGGACCTGCTGACGGCGGGTCGGACCACCGAGTTCGCCGAGGCCACCGCCGCGCTGCTGGTCAACCCGGAGCGGCTCGACGCCGTCACCCGGGGCAGCCAGGTGCGCCGGTTCCTGATCCGCCGGATGACCTCGCTGACCCCCGACGAGATCGAGCAGCACCTCACCAACACCCGTCGGCTGCTGCGCCACCAGCCGCTCGACCCGTCCTGCCCGCCGGCCGCCCCCGTGCTGGTCACCACCGGCGAGCACGACGGGTTCACCACTCCCGAGCTCTGCCGGGAACTCGCCGCGACCTGTGCGGACAGCTGGTTCGCCCGGGTCGCCGACGCCGACCACATGCTGCTGCTGGAACGGCCGGACGAGCTGGTCGACCTGATCCTGCGCTTCCTCTCCGGCCGGCCGCTGGCCGGACTGCCGTACTGCCGCTCGGTGGAGCGGGTCTCTCCGACGCCGGCCAAGGTGGTCGGGCCGCGCGGGCGCGGCTGA
- a CDS encoding glycosyltransferase: MSMRIQIVTVGTTGSVAPYTGLAHRLLADGHQVELATHAAFEPMVACCGLRMRPLTADPFAGLIAAHAGRARGLAGARALVSSTSRAARALVDDLLAAVDPAADLVLLSTLATPVGWLAAEHHGVPSAGVYLQPDAPTREFGPSTLPWRDPGAGNVRRAQLANGVLDALHRSAVRTARRRLGVRASGAHRLRLQRERAHWPIHHGISPSVLPRPADWRPELTMDGYWWPHLCPDWRPPDELVDFLAAGPPPVLIGFGSMMPGDPEQLGKLVVRALRAAGLRGIVQSGWAGLRASGDDILTIGAVPHSWLLPYTAAVVHHAGAGTSAATLRAGVPSVPVPVFTDQPWWAARLVQLGAAGGVLPIEALTADRLADALQQTVRDGSLTRNARALSAKLEHEDGAGAVARAVGRRG; the protein is encoded by the coding sequence ATGTCGATGCGGATCCAGATCGTCACCGTCGGCACCACCGGCTCGGTCGCGCCCTACACCGGACTCGCGCACCGCCTGCTGGCCGACGGCCACCAGGTGGAGCTCGCCACCCACGCCGCCTTCGAGCCGATGGTGGCCTGCTGCGGGCTGCGCATGCGGCCGCTGACCGCCGACCCGTTCGCCGGGCTGATCGCCGCGCACGCCGGACGGGCCCGTGGCCTCGCCGGGGCGCGGGCGCTGGTGAGCAGCACTTCGCGGGCCGCGCGGGCGCTGGTGGACGACCTGCTGGCGGCCGTGGACCCGGCCGCCGACCTGGTGCTGCTCTCCACCCTGGCCACGCCGGTCGGCTGGCTGGCCGCCGAGCACCACGGCGTGCCGAGCGCCGGGGTCTACCTGCAACCCGACGCGCCCACCCGGGAGTTCGGCCCCTCCACGCTGCCCTGGCGGGACCCGGGCGCCGGGAACGTGCGGCGGGCCCAGCTGGCCAACGGGGTGCTGGACGCGCTGCACCGGTCGGCCGTGCGGACCGCCCGGCGCCGGCTCGGCGTCCGGGCGAGCGGCGCCCACCGGCTGCGGCTCCAGCGGGAGCGGGCGCACTGGCCGATCCACCACGGGATCAGCCCGAGCGTGCTGCCCCGGCCGGCCGACTGGCGGCCCGAGTTGACCATGGACGGCTACTGGTGGCCGCACCTGTGCCCCGACTGGCGACCGCCGGACGAGCTCGTGGACTTCCTCGCCGCCGGCCCGCCACCGGTGCTGATCGGCTTCGGCAGCATGATGCCCGGCGACCCCGAGCAGCTCGGCAAGCTGGTGGTGCGGGCGCTGCGGGCGGCCGGGCTGCGCGGCATCGTGCAGTCCGGCTGGGCCGGGCTGCGGGCGAGCGGCGACGACATCCTCACCATCGGCGCCGTGCCGCACTCCTGGCTGCTGCCGTACACGGCCGCCGTGGTCCACCACGCCGGCGCCGGCACCAGCGCGGCCACCCTGCGGGCCGGCGTGCCCAGCGTCCCGGTGCCGGTCTTCACCGACCAACCCTGGTGGGCCGCCCGCCTGGTGCAGCTCGGCGCGGCCGGCGGCGTGCTGCCGATCGAGGCGCTGACGGCCGACCGGCTGGCGGACGCGCTGCAACAGACGGTGCGTGACGGCTCGTTGACCCGCAACGCGCGGGCGCTGTCGGCGAAGCTGGAGCACGAGGACGGGGCCGGCGCGGTCGCCCGGGCCGTCGGGAGGCGCGGGTGA